A stretch of DNA from Arachis hypogaea cultivar Tifrunner chromosome 19, arahy.Tifrunner.gnm2.J5K5, whole genome shotgun sequence:
taattatatttatacacaaatatataataagtaATTTTTTGTGTGACTATATGATGATTAATTTGATGATgtacatataatataatttttaaaaaaattgttctaATTCTCTAGGgtactaattattttttatataattgataAAGTTGTGTAGTACACTAATATGAATTTAAATTGGTGTATTTTATAAGTGTGATGTACAACATAAATCATGAGGACTAatttgtataataaaaaaaattgtaatttatgattttataaattatacttttttaaattaaaaaattgaagcaACTCATGATTTCTAGTcaccttttgttttatttaaaatcgTAATTAATATcctgattatttttttttattttttctcttatttaaaaTCATTGCTCACGATTTCTTCTGATGTCATATACTTTTTATATCACTTTATTACACTAAAATAtcataatattaacaaaaattactaataatattctaatataaaaaaaattagcctctcTATGTTTGAAAGTTTGAGATAAAAAAGCACAAACAAAATTTTAGACCATAACAATATTCTCTTCTCTTCACTTTGACGGACTGACTGTACACATTTAATTTAAGGAAAAATATAGGGgcagcaatttttgtgttttttggctAGCACTTAATCATTAaaacaaaagtgagtgatctctcactattagatgtaatctcacaccattaaaaatactattgatggttGTAAAATACCAAAATTGCTGGCCCTAGCATTtctcttaatttaatttaatttgaatatacAGCAACACCACCCGCCAGATGGATAAATTATGAAGTTAAAATTTGAGAATAAATTTTctcagttattttttttaaagaagtcacttagataaagatgttagataaagatgtcaaaaacgtcttttttttaaagatattttttaaaaattaaaatttaacacatataatcaattaaattgtattatttttattaaaattagacccgacaaattaatttagtaaaaaaattaataaattaaattttgaatcggtataaattaatatttgtttattaaaaaattactacaatatccctattataaaacacaactaaaatatccctatatatatatatatatatattttaaaaactttaaattctaaccctataacgataaaaaagaaaatgactaaaatttagaattctcaaaattaatatatatataataagaatattttagtcattttatataataaaagtattgtagtcattttttataaaaaataatattaatttagacggattcaaattttgatttactatttttcggtcaaattaatttatcttacttaattttgacaaaaataacataatttaaattattatatgtattaaattttaattattaaaaaatatctttaaaaaaaaaattttttttttttgtatctttaCGAGAGTATCCCCTTTTCTTAATTATTTGGTAAGatgtaattttttatcttatttttttaaataaaataaaaaatatataaaaaacattaaataataaaatattatattttattaaacaattgaaaaaaaatgacaAGATCTAATTTACGAATCAAACCATAACTACAACCCTACAACTACAACGCATCCCGTCACAGGTGACGACTGAGGAAACCGGTAATAAAATATCCCTGATACGATTATTCCAATACTAACATTTTTAGTTGAATATGATATTATTCTTTCTCTTAGCAGATGAATTTTGTTCACATTTTCAAGACTTGGATTATAGAATTGTTCTCCTAGCTAAAAAGTTGCCAACCCTTTTGGAATAACTTCATTTTAATTACTAGTATCTGAATCTACCGAGATTTACAAGGGACAAAAACATAGATTAAAAATATATGGCATCCTAGAATCCTAGTTGAGGCCACACATATCCCTAAATCCTTCCTCTGAGAAAAGGGTCCCTCCACAAAATAGATGATACATAATTTAGGACAAAATCTTGACCTTTCAATTTGTACCCCCATGTGTACACTTTGAACTATTCCTGTTAATAGTTATATCCACTTTCCCTTTTCCTATACTTTACCCTCTAATCCTTCCATCTCCAATTTTGTCACACCCATTCCCCAAAACATACAAAATTTGTAAACTATATattcattcataataaattcatatataagaaAATTAATATACTTTCTACAACTAACTCATTCTTTTGCATATAACAAAAAGGAAATGAGTGTAGTTGAATAATAATAACTGTATGGTCTATTTGGATTGGTGGTGTGCATAAGGTGTAAGATTGTTGGCTGCACCAGCAGGTGACCAGAAATCAGCACCGTTGGTACTTGACACGTGTAGGGTGGATTGGAGGGGGATGAGGCAGAGTCCCATGCTCTTCAAGTCCCTCTTGTCTTCTTTCACTTGCTCCTCCTCCTCCCCCTGAAAAAACGGGTACAGAAACCAAAAAAATGTGGTGTCATAAaatgaaaagagttgaaacttgaaatGGGAAACTGTCACAGTTTGACGCATTAAACAAAGGTCAACATTTTCAAGTAAGTGTAAGGTTTGGAAGGTGGGTGGGGGTAGTGTTGTCCACATCAAAAGTAGGACCCTCAACATCACAACTTTACCGTCTCTAACTCCTTTCCTTGGCTTCTTGTGGATTGGTTTAGAAAACCAATTAATTGCAATAAATCATAAGCATACAAGAATCTGAcgatagaaagagaaagagaaaaagagattGCGTACACATTGATGTtgaaatgaagaaggagaagaagaagaagaaggcaagcGCTGCAAGTAAGGGGAGCATAGCACTTGAACTTGGTCATGGAGAAATCTTATGTAGCCCATTGCCTCGTGAAGCACCGAAGCTGTATCTGTCTGCGCATGCATCATCAATTTTcattcaatcaatcaatcaagaatatgaattttattaatattaatatattaggtgaaaacttaaataaaatcaacttcacatgaattGATATTTGAGAGTATTTAGATGATTTTCATCTATCTAAAGACTCTCAAGTATCAAATTTACCAACTTCACGTTTTaccaacttcacgtgaagtgaAGTTGACTGCACTAAATTTCAACCTACGTCAGTTGCTATAATGCTACCTTCCCAAAGGGAGAAACTAGTTGTTGCAATGCTGCAATTCGTTCCCCGAGTTTCTCCTTCTTCTGCTAAACCAATtccaaatattaattatataaaatatataaaaccaTATACTTGTATATATGCATACAGAAACAGAATCACACATGTAAAGtttgttgttttttttaatatgaaaaggaCGTGTCATGTGTGTGACAGCGAAAGTGTTGAGTTGAAAAGAGAATAGGGTCATGCAACTGCAAAACCCAAACAATTAAAATGTTTGAAATTCCTCACCTTTGCATGACCGCTTGAAGTTGAACTCGGAGGATTctctgttttgttcttcttgttgTTACTGTTAGGCACCTTCACAATGGGTTGTAGCCCCGGCCAATTTCGCTTTTTCTGCAAACTCTTGAGCCACACGGTGAACAAAACgaaatatttgaaagaaaaagaaaagaaataaagaaaaaaaaaaggaagattaTTACATTGGTCTTGGACATGGAGTTAATGGCGGTGGTGGTGTGGTTGCatgaagaagcagaagaagaatcaCTTGAAGTGATTACAGATTTCTGAGGGGTAGCGTTGGTTTCAGGGAGCAAGAGGTGGGGTTGAAAGTCTCCAAAAGAGAGCATTTTGGGTGGCTTGTCAATGGAGAAAAGAGGGAGATGGTCCACAGCAGCAGCAAAACCCAATGCATGTTGATGATGATCATCGTCATCTCCGAAGAGTAGTTGAGAGAAACTACTGCTCCC
This window harbors:
- the LOC112779564 gene encoding transcription factor bHLH113 isoform X3, with amino-acid sequence MEAKVDFEVDNLTTATGSSSFSQLLFGDDDDHHQHALGFAAAVDHLPLFSIDKPPKMLSFGDFQPHLLLPETNATPQKSVITSSDSSSASSCNHTTTAINSMSKTNKKRNWPGLQPIVKVPNSNNKKNKTENPPSSTSSGHAKQKKEKLGERIAALQQLVSPFGKTDTASVLHEAMGYIRFLHDQVQVLCSPYLQRLPSSSSSPSSFQHQCGEEEEQVKEDKRDLKSMGLCLIPLQSTLHVSSTNGADFWSPAGAANNLTPYAHHQSK
- the LOC112779564 gene encoding uncharacterized protein isoform X4, producing the protein MEAKVDFEVDNLTTATGSSSFSQLLFGDDDDHHQHALGFAAAVDHLPLFSIDKPPKMLSFGDFQPHLLLPETNATPQKSVITSSDSSSASSCNHTTTAINSMSKTNKKRNWPGLQPIVKVPNSNNKKNKTENPPSSTSSGHAKKKEKLGERIAALQQLVSPFGKTDTASVLHEAMGYIRFLHDQVQVLCSPYLQRLPSSSSSPSSFQHQCGEEEEQVKEDKRDLKSMGLCLIPLQSTLHVSSTNGADFWSPAGAANNLTPYAHHQSK
- the LOC112779564 gene encoding transcription factor bHLH113 isoform X1 — its product is MEAKVDFEVDNLTTATGSSSFSQLLFGDDDDHHQHALGFAAAVDHLPLFSIDKPPKMLSFGDFQPHLLLPETNATPQKSVITSSDSSSASSCNHTTTAINSMSKTNSLQKKRNWPGLQPIVKVPNSNNKKNKTENPPSSTSSGHAKQKKEKLGERIAALQQLVSPFGKTDTASVLHEAMGYIRFLHDQVQVLCSPYLQRLPSSSSSPSSFQHQCGEEEEQVKEDKRDLKSMGLCLIPLQSTLHVSSTNGADFWSPAGAANNLTPYAHHQSK
- the LOC112779564 gene encoding transcription factor bHLH113 isoform X2 gives rise to the protein MEAKVDFEVDNLTTATGSSSFSQLLFGDDDDHHQHALGFAAAVDHLPLFSIDKPPKMLSFGDFQPHLLLPETNATPQKSVITSSDSSSASSCNHTTTAINSMSKTNSLQKKRNWPGLQPIVKVPNSNNKKNKTENPPSSTSSGHAKKKEKLGERIAALQQLVSPFGKTDTASVLHEAMGYIRFLHDQVQVLCSPYLQRLPSSSSSPSSFQHQCGEEEEQVKEDKRDLKSMGLCLIPLQSTLHVSSTNGADFWSPAGAANNLTPYAHHQSK